The Zalophus californianus isolate mZalCal1 chromosome X, mZalCal1.pri.v2, whole genome shotgun sequence genome window below encodes:
- the PDZD11 gene encoding PDZ domain-containing protein 11, with product MDSRIPYDDYPVVFLPAYENPPAWIPPHERVYHPDYNNELTQFLPRIVTLKKPPGAQLGFNIRGGKASQLGIFISKVIPDSDAHRAGLQEGDQVLAVNDVDFQDIEHSKAVEILKTAREISMRVRFFPYNYHRQKERTVH from the exons ATGGACAGCCGGATTCCTTATGATGACTACCCCGTGGTCTTCCTGCCTGCCTATGAGAATCCCCCGGCATGGATCCCACCTCATGAG AGAGTATATCACCCAGACTACAACAATGAGTTGACCCAGTTTCTGCCCCGAATTGTCACACTGAAGAAACCCCCTGGAGCTCAG TTGGGATTTAATATCCGAGGAGGAAAGGCCTCCCAGCTAGGCATCTTTATCTCCAAG GTGATTCCCGACTCGGATGCACATCGGGCAGGACTTCAGGAAGGGGACCAAGTCCTAGCTGTGAATGATGTGGATTTCCAAGACATTGAGCACAGCAAG GCTGTTGAGATCCTGAAGACAGCCCGCGAAATCAGCATGCGTGTCCGCTTCTTTCCCTACA atTATCATCGTCAAAAAGAGAGGACTGTACACTAG